A stretch of the Equus caballus isolate H_3958 breed thoroughbred chromosome X, TB-T2T, whole genome shotgun sequence genome encodes the following:
- the OTUD5 gene encoding OTU domain-containing protein 5 isoform X5 → MKEDGACLFRAVADQVYGDQDMHEVVRKHCMDYLMKNADYFSNYVTEDFTTYINRKRKNNCHGNHIEMQAMAEMYNRPVEVYQYSTEPINTFHGIHQNEDEPIRVSYHRNIHYNSVVNPNKATIGVGLGLPSFKPGFAEQSLMKNAIKTSEESWIEQQMLEDKKRATDWEATNEAIEEQVARESYLQWLRDQEKQARQVRGPSQPRKASATCSSATAAASSGLEEWTSRSPRQRSSASSPEHPELHAELGIKPPSPSTVLALAKPPSPCAPGTSSQFSAGADRATSPLVSLYPALECRALIQQMSPSAFGLNDWDDDEILASVLAVSQQEYLDSMKKNKVHRDPPPDKS, encoded by the exons CTGACCAGGTGTATGGAGACCAGGACATGCATGAGGTTGTGCGAAAGCACTGCATGGACTATCTG atgaagaatgCTGACTACTTCTCCAACTATGTCACAGAAGACTTCACCACCTACATCAACCGGAAGCGGAAAAACAATTGCCATGGCAACCACATTGAGATGCAGGCCATGGCAGAGATGTACAACCGGCCTGTGGAGGTGTACCAGTACAGCACAG aACCCATCAACACATTCCATGGGATCCATCAAAACGAGGATGAACCCATCCGTGTCAGCTATCATCGGAATATCCACTACAATTCAGTGGTGAATCCCAACAAGGCCACCATTGGTGTGGGGTTGGGCCTGCCATCATTCAAACCAGGG TTTGCAGAGCAGTCCCTGATGAAGAATGCCATAAAAACATCAGAGGAGTCATGGATTGAACAGCAGATGCTGGAAGACAAGAAGCgggccacagactgggaggccACAAATGAGGCTATTGAGGAGCAGGTGGCTCGAGAATCCTACCTGCAGTGGCTGCGGGATCAGGAGAAACAGGCCCGCCAGGTCCGCGGCCCCAGCCAG CCCCGGAAAGCCAGCGCCACCTGCAGTTCTGCCACAGCAGCAGCCTCCAGTGGCTTGGAGGAGTGGACCAGCCGGTCCCCACGGCAGCGGAGTTCAGCCTCATCACCTGAGCACCCTGAGCTGCATGCCGAGCTGGGCATCAAGCCCCCTTCCCCAAGCACTGTCTTAGCTCTTGCCAAACCTCCTTCGCCCTGTGCACCAG GTACAAGCAGCCAGTTCTCAGCAGGGGCCGACCGGGCTACTTCCCCCCTCGTGTCCCTGTACCCTGCTCTGGAGTGCCGAGCCCTCATTCAGCAGATGTCCCCCTCCGCCTTTG GTTTGAACGACTGGGATGACGATGAGATCCTCGCATCGGTGCTGGCCGTGTCCCAACAGGAATACCTAGACagtatgaagaaaaacaaagtgcaCAGAGACCCACCCCCAGACAAGAGCTGA